A window of Deinococcus radiotolerans contains these coding sequences:
- a CDS encoding PadR family transcriptional regulator gives MDPNLFKGNLDLILLSVLEREGGYGQDIAARVQSGTDGHIRLNAGSLYPALHRLERAGFLRAQEASPARGGPPVRTYTLTDAGREELARRRERYHAFDRALRGLW, from the coding sequence GTGGATCCGAACCTCTTCAAGGGCAACCTCGACCTGATCCTCCTGAGCGTCCTCGAACGCGAGGGCGGCTACGGGCAGGACATCGCCGCGCGCGTCCAGAGCGGCACGGACGGGCACATCCGCCTGAACGCGGGAAGTCTGTACCCCGCGCTGCACCGCCTGGAACGCGCCGGGTTCCTGCGCGCCCAGGAGGCCAGCCCCGCGCGCGGCGGCCCCCCGGTGCGGACGTACACCCTGACGGACGCGGGCCGCGAGGAACTCGCCCGGCGCCGCGAGCGCTACCACGCGTTC